The proteins below are encoded in one region of Pseudomonadota bacterium:
- a CDS encoding MaoC family dehydratase → MSMATEPLGKNDAGNFFEDFSVGRTLVHATPLTLTMGDASLYRALYGTRTAVQSADSFARAIGYPQAPLDDLLVFHAVFGKTVPDISLNAVANLGYAEGVFNKAVYPGDTISSVSEVIGVKENSNGKTGTVYVRTTGSNQRGEVVVSYVRWVMVRKRDAQNPAPDPVIPELAKAVDPANLGAAVPPLSVAGWDTALSGSGFFWDDYEPDERIDHVDGMTVEESDHMLATRLYQNTAKVHFNQHTEGQGRFGRRLIYGGHVISLARALSFNGCQNAFHVAAINSGRHVAPLFAGETVYAWSEVLDRAEIAGRSDVGATRVRLVATKDRVCRDNPLMDGDGYAEGVILDFDMWVVLPRRG, encoded by the coding sequence ATAAGCATGGCTACCGAGCCTCTAGGCAAGAACGATGCGGGCAACTTTTTTGAAGATTTCAGCGTTGGTCGCACGCTGGTGCACGCCACACCGCTGACCCTGACGATGGGGGACGCCAGCCTGTATCGCGCGCTCTACGGAACGCGCACCGCTGTGCAGTCCGCCGATAGCTTTGCCCGGGCGATCGGTTATCCGCAGGCGCCGCTTGACGATCTGCTGGTTTTCCATGCCGTTTTTGGCAAGACGGTTCCCGACATTTCGCTCAATGCGGTTGCCAACCTTGGATATGCGGAAGGCGTTTTTAACAAGGCTGTCTACCCTGGCGATACCATCTCGTCGGTGTCGGAGGTGATCGGTGTCAAAGAGAACTCCAACGGGAAGACCGGGACGGTCTACGTCCGCACGACCGGGTCCAACCAGCGTGGTGAGGTGGTTGTGTCCTATGTCCGCTGGGTCATGGTCAGAAAGCGCGACGCGCAAAACCCTGCGCCCGATCCGGTCATTCCGGAACTTGCGAAAGCCGTGGACCCTGCAAATCTGGGTGCGGCCGTCCCGCCACTCTCCGTTGCGGGCTGGGACACCGCGCTCTCGGGTTCGGGCTTTTTCTGGGACGACTATGAGCCGGACGAAAGGATCGACCATGTCGACGGCATGACGGTCGAAGAGAGCGACCATATGCTCGCCACGCGCCTCTACCAGAACACGGCCAAGGTTCACTTCAATCAGCATACCGAAGGTCAGGGACGTTTCGGGCGCCGCCTGATCTACGGCGGACATGTCATCTCGCTGGCGCGCGCGCTTTCCTTCAATGGGTGCCAGAACGCTTTTCACGTTGCCGCGATCAATTCCGGGCGACACGTCGCGCCGCTCTTTGCTGGTGAGACCGTGTATGCGTGGAGCGAAGTTCTGGATCGCGCGGAGATCGCCGGACGAAGCGATGTTGGCGCGACAAGAGTGCGACTTGTCGCGACAAAAGACCGGGTTTGTCGCGACAACCCTCTCATGGACGGCGACGGATACGCCGAGGGCGTCATCCTCGATTTTGACATGTGGGTGGTGCTGCCTCGGCGGGGCTGA
- a CDS encoding DUF938 domain-containing protein — MNETPRHSVALPTGETGDHRLFAPAAARNIGPIIDGLRQFVPETGFALEIASGTGEHVVAFSTAFPRLRWQPTDVDPARLASIEAWTHYAKADQVLPPVAFDAAQEQWLGPKTDVVFLSNLLHLVSAADARSIVDCMAAALAPGGVLAIYGPFLRESGYASAGDERFDAAIRAENHDAGYKSITSTEDHLLALGLTRCDCLSMPANNLMSVWKRPR, encoded by the coding sequence ATGAATGAAACCCCCCGCCACTCCGTGGCCCTGCCCACCGGCGAAACCGGTGACCATCGGCTTTTCGCCCCCGCCGCCGCGCGGAACATCGGGCCGATCATCGACGGCCTTCGGCAGTTTGTGCCGGAAACTGGCTTCGCACTCGAGATCGCATCGGGTACGGGCGAGCACGTCGTCGCCTTTTCCACCGCTTTTCCTAGGCTGCGCTGGCAACCAACGGACGTGGACCCGGCGCGCCTCGCCAGCATCGAGGCCTGGACCCACTACGCCAAGGCCGATCAGGTCTTGCCGCCGGTCGCGTTCGATGCAGCACAGGAGCAGTGGCTGGGCCCCAAAACTGATGTTGTGTTCCTGTCCAACCTTCTGCATTTGGTCTCAGCGGCAGACGCGCGGAGCATCGTGGATTGCATGGCCGCCGCCTTGGCGCCGGGAGGCGTCCTCGCGATTTACGGACCGTTCCTGCGCGAATCCGGCTATGCAAGTGCGGGCGATGAAAGGTTTGACGCCGCAATCCGGGCCGAAAACCACGATGCCGGGTACAAGTCGATCACCTCAACAGAGGATCATTTGCTTGCGCTGGGGCTCACGCGATGCGACTGCCTTTCCATGCCCGCCAACAACCTCATGAGCGTTTGGAAGCGACCACGATGA
- a CDS encoding RidA family protein, translating into MSRTLISSGSPMEAEAGYSRAVSDGTYVHVSGTTGFDYASMVMPEGIEAQTRNTFATISGALEQAGTSMQNVVRVRYYVTDRANAPAVMRVAGEVFGDIRPAATLVICDLLTEEMLIEIEATATL; encoded by the coding sequence ATGAGCCGAACCCTGATCTCCTCAGGCTCCCCGATGGAGGCCGAGGCCGGCTATTCCCGTGCCGTGAGCGATGGAACCTATGTCCACGTCTCTGGGACAACGGGCTTCGATTACGCGAGCATGGTGATGCCCGAAGGTATCGAGGCGCAGACGCGGAACACGTTCGCGACGATTTCCGGCGCGCTCGAGCAGGCTGGAACGTCCATGCAAAACGTCGTCCGCGTGCGCTACTACGTGACCGATCGAGCCAATGCGCCAGCCGTCATGCGTGTCGCGGGTGAGGTCTTTGGCGACATCAGGCCTGCTGCAACTCTGGTGATCTGCGACTTGCTCACCGAGGAGATGCTTATCGAGATCGAGGCGACCGCAACGCTCTGA
- a CDS encoding M23 family metallopeptidase, with product MLLATAWFHPATAQDQPTLSFPVQCDLGATCFIQQLVDTDSGPDARDPFCGAASYDGHTGTDIRVPQLLDTAVHGTVVAAANGTVRAIRDGQADRFVDDESDRAAVAGRECGNGVVIDHAGGLQTQYCHLAQGSVAVSVGDTVSVGQTLGAIGLSGLTQFPHLEFLVRRDDEIIDPFSGQLADGDRCGAGESLWSDQRVTDQVTEMTRMIGAGFSSQPVEHDTLIFADPVGLYPGAEAIVGWVWAINTQKGDQFRFSLSGPGGFTFEHASDPLERGQATSSLFAGRREAIVPGTYAGTVELVRGDTAIATRTFEATVE from the coding sequence ATGCTTCTCGCCACCGCCTGGTTTCACCCTGCCACTGCGCAGGACCAGCCCACTTTAAGCTTCCCGGTTCAATGTGATCTGGGCGCAACCTGTTTCATCCAGCAATTGGTCGACACCGATTCCGGTCCCGATGCACGTGACCCCTTCTGCGGGGCTGCGAGCTATGATGGACACACCGGAACCGACATTCGGGTGCCTCAGCTTCTCGATACGGCGGTGCATGGAACCGTTGTTGCGGCGGCAAATGGGACCGTGCGTGCCATCCGTGACGGGCAAGCCGACAGGTTTGTGGACGATGAAAGCGATCGGGCGGCAGTGGCAGGCCGCGAATGTGGCAACGGGGTTGTCATCGACCACGCCGGTGGCTTGCAAACCCAATATTGCCACCTCGCGCAGGGTAGCGTCGCCGTCAGCGTCGGTGATACCGTCAGTGTTGGCCAGACGCTCGGCGCCATCGGCCTATCGGGCCTGACCCAGTTTCCACACCTTGAGTTCCTCGTTCGGCGCGATGACGAGATTATCGATCCGTTCAGCGGCCAACTGGCGGATGGCGATCGCTGTGGAGCCGGTGAAAGCCTCTGGTCCGACCAGCGCGTGACGGATCAGGTGACTGAGATGACCCGCATGATTGGCGCGGGCTTTTCCTCTCAACCCGTCGAGCACGACACGTTGATATTTGCCGACCCCGTTGGTCTTTATCCCGGTGCGGAGGCGATCGTTGGGTGGGTTTGGGCAATCAACACCCAAAAGGGCGACCAGTTCCGCTTCTCGCTGAGCGGGCCGGGCGGGTTCACTTTCGAGCATGCCAGCGATCCCCTAGAGCGCGGGCAGGCGACGTCATCTCTGTTTGCCGGGCGCCGGGAAGCGATTGTGCCAGGAACCTATGCGGGGACCGTCGAATTGGTGCGTGGTGATACCGCCATCGCCACCCGGACGTTTGAAGCGACCGTGGAATAG